The genomic DNA CCACGCCCAGGCGCAGCTCGTCGAGGACCTCCTGGACGTCAGCCGCATCGTCTCCGGCAAGCTGCGGCTGGAGACGAAGCCCGTGCATCTGGCGAGCGTCGTCCAGGCGGCCATGGACTCGGTGCGCCCCGCCGCGGAGGCCAAGGGCATGCGCCTGCATGCCGACCTCGCTCCCCAGGGCGATCTGGTGCAGGGAGACGCGGGCCGGCTGCAACAGGTGGCGTGGAACCTGTTGTCCAACGCGGTGAAGTTCTCTCCGGCCGAGAGCACCGTCTGGGTGCGGCTGCGGCGCGTGGACACCTCGGTGGAGCTGACCGTCCGGGACGAGGGACCGGGCATTCCCGAGGACTTCCTGCCCCACCTGTTCGAGCGCTTCCGCCAGCTCGACGGGGGCACCACGCGCCAACATGGAGGACTGGGCCTGGGGCTCGCCATCGTGCGCCACCTCGTGGAGCTGCACGGAGGAACGGTGGGCGCCACGAGCGGTCCGCCAGGCGGGGGTGCCACCTTCACCGTCCGTCTGCCGCTCGCCCTGCCCCGCGCCACCGCGCCCGAGCCTCCGCGACCCGAACCCCCGCCCCGTTCCTCCGAGCTCGCCGGGCGGCGCATCCTCGTGGTGGACGACGAGGAAGACGGCCGCGAGATGCTCAAGCTGGTGTTGGAGGACCACGGCGCGCACGTCATCACCGCCGCCTCCGCCACGGAGGGCCTGCGCCTGCTCGGCACCGAGCGGCCCGAGCTGCTCGTGTCGGACATCGGCCTGCCGGGGGAGGACGGCTACGCGCTCATCTCCCGGGTCCGCGCGCTGCCCGCGTCCGAGGGGGGGCAGATCGCCGCCGTGGCCCTCACCGCCTACGCCCGGGGGGAGGATCGCACCCGCGCGCTGAGCGCCGGCTTCGACATGCACGTGTCCAAACCCATCCACCCCGACGAGCTATTGTCCGTGCTCGCCAACCTCATCATGCTGCCCCCGCGCAACTAGAGGCGCCGCCTGAGTGTTCATCCACCAACATCCCAGACCGGGAGCACCTGTCCGCGATGGGCCGACATGTAGAGCAGACGGGGACGCGGCCCCACAGCCGACCGTTCAATATCCGCTCGTCCCTTCGTCCAGCCGTTCACTGATGACCGGCCGATGGGTGCGGCCCTGCCCTGACGAAGGCGGTCGTTTATAATGGGGTGTGCCTTTTCACCCCGTGGAAGGTGGAGCGCGCCGCAGCGGCGACGCGCCCTCCCGACACGAGCTGGCCACGCGGTCCCACCCCGCGGCGGGGTCCCGAAAGGGCAGTCGAATGATGGCGTCGTTCTGGGACCCGTCATGGGTGGGAATTGGAATGGCCCAGTACCCCCCCAGGTTCATTTTGAGGCCCTCCTGAGAGCGCGGAATTCCGCGCATCCAGGGTGCCCGAGGGAGAGTCATGAAGGACTTGGAAAACAAGGGTTCGTGGGTCGCGAGGATCGCCGCGTTCCAGGACGCGAAGACCTACGCGGAACTCCACTGGGAGGGCTCCTTCGAGGACTACCTCGACATCGTCCGGAAGAACCCCAAGGTGACCCGCACCGCCTTCCAGAGGATCTACGACATGATCCTCTCTCACGGGAAGAGCGAGTACATCGACAACAAGAAGAAGCTCATCCGCTACCACTTCTTCTCCGACGAGAAGTTCGGCGGCCGGGACGCCATCTTCGGCCTGGACGTGCCGCTGATGAAGCTCGTCAACGTCTTCAAGTCCGCGGCCCAGGGCTACGGCACGGAAAAGCGCGTCATCCTCCTGCACGGCCCCGTGGGCTCCTCCAAGTCCACCATCGCCCGCCTGCTCAAGAAGGGCCTGGAGGAGTACTCCAAGACGCCCGAGGGCGCCGCCTACACGTTCAGCTGGACCATCGACAAGAAGAGCCCCGATGGCAACGGCACCGTGCGCGAGAAGATGAAGTGCCCGATGAACGAGGAGCCGCTCAACCTCATCCCCCGCGAGTGGCGCCAGAAGGCGCTCTCGGAGCTGGCCCCCGCGGAGAGCGGCTACTCCATTCCCACCGGCAGCGAGCTGTGCCCCGCGTGCCGCTACGTCTTCAAGGACCTGATGACGCAGTACAAGGGTGACTTCGCCAAGGTCATCGAGCACGTCACGGTCAACCGCCTGGTCTTCAGCGAGAAGGACCGCGTGGGCATCGGCACCTTCCAGCCCAAGGACGAGAAGAACCAGGACTCCACCGAGCTCACCGGCGACATCAACTACCGGAAGATCGCCGAGTACGGCTCGGACTCGGACCCGCGCGCCTTCAACTTCGATGGCGAGTTCAACATCGCCAACCGCGGCCTCATCGAGTTCGTGGAAGTGCTCAAGCTCGACGTCGCCTTCCTCTACGACCTCCTGGGTGCCTCGCAAGAGCACAAGATCAAGCCCAAGAAGTTCCCCCAGACGGACATCGACGAGGTCATCATCGGGCACACCAACGAGCCCGAGTTCAAGAAGCTCGAGACCAACGAGTTCATGGAGGCCTTGCGTGACCGTACGGTGAAGATCGACATCCCGTACATCACCAAGCTGTCCGAGGAGGTGAAGATCTACGAGAAGGACTTCAACTCCCGCGCCATCAAGGGCAAGCACATCGCGCCGCACACCCTGGAGAT from Melittangium boletus DSM 14713 includes the following:
- a CDS encoding PrkA family serine protein kinase produces the protein MKDLENKGSWVARIAAFQDAKTYAELHWEGSFEDYLDIVRKNPKVTRTAFQRIYDMILSHGKSEYIDNKKKLIRYHFFSDEKFGGRDAIFGLDVPLMKLVNVFKSAAQGYGTEKRVILLHGPVGSSKSTIARLLKKGLEEYSKTPEGAAYTFSWTIDKKSPDGNGTVREKMKCPMNEEPLNLIPREWRQKALSELAPAESGYSIPTGSELCPACRYVFKDLMTQYKGDFAKVIEHVTVNRLVFSEKDRVGIGTFQPKDEKNQDSTELTGDINYRKIAEYGSDSDPRAFNFDGEFNIANRGLIEFVEVLKLDVAFLYDLLGASQEHKIKPKKFPQTDIDEVIIGHTNEPEFKKLETNEFMEALRDRTVKIDIPYITKLSEEVKIYEKDFNSRAIKGKHIAPHTLEMAAMWAVLTRLEEPKKHNLSLLQKLKLYNGKTLPNFTEDNIKELRKESSREGLEGISARYIQDKISNALVSDKGEGCINPFMVLNELEAGLKGHSLINSDDARKRFREMLTSVKQEYEDVVKNEVQRAISADEDAIGKLCGNYIDNIKAYTQKEKVKNKYTGLYEEPDERLMRSIEEKIDIPDTRKDDFRREIMNYIGALAVDGKTFNYRTNERLHKALELKLFEDQKDSIKLKNLVSTVVDKETQEKIDLVKDRLMKNYGYCEICSTDVLNFVASIFARGDAKE